A genomic stretch from Solanum stenotomum isolate F172 chromosome 8, ASM1918654v1, whole genome shotgun sequence includes:
- the LOC125872275 gene encoding protein AGENET DOMAIN (AGD)-CONTAINING P1-like, protein MNDEVEVGSEEKGYLGSYYKATILYPVGTCSDYRVKYKTLVSDNDQTTPLEWFIRASELRPIPPEIPRETKPMETYDIVDVYDNEGWWIGVITAKVEQEYRVYFPTTKQEIVYSADKLRFHQEWSDGEWKFPSLG, encoded by the coding sequence ATGAATGATGAGGTTGAAGTTGGAAGTGAAGAAAAAGGGTATTTAGGTTCTTACTACAAAGCAACTATTCTTTACCCTGTTGGCACTTGTAGTGATTACAGAGTCAAGTACAAGACTCTCGTGAGTGATAACGATCAAACCACTCCACTAGAGTGGTTTATACGTGCCTCTGAGCTCCGTCCTATTCCACCTGAAATTCCACGTGAAACAAAGCCAATGGAAACCTACGATATCGTTGATGTGTATGACAATGAGGGCTGGTGGATTGGGGTCATAACTGCCAAAGTTGAACAAGAGTATCGTGTCTATTTTCCTACTACAAAGCAGGAGATTGTGTATTCTGCTGATAAGTTGAGGTTTCATCAAGAATGGTCTGATGGCGAGTGGAAATTTCCTTCACTTGGTTAA
- the LOC125873037 gene encoding uncharacterized protein LOC125873037 isoform X1 → MLIHTALYPKIHCTQKVKSVNSSVSESTILKDVPFHSQMQNELNQLKKRVIDPLSSSNKFCFCCSRRHFMAALGAAALLPIHPSHASDVSSPADPMAMLNRLHPPRPDWYEEFYATAMNTSMKSYEAEIEGYKSELFANLRGQAKQILEIGIGTGPNLKYYASEEGTSVYGVDPNRKMEKYAQAAAETAGLPAANFKFLHAVSESLPLHDASVDAVIGTLVLCSVADVNLTLQEVRRVLKPGGIYLFVEHVAAADGTALRFVQGLLDPLQQAVADGCHFTRKTGKNIYEAGFSNVDSRQVVLSTASLINPHIIGIARN, encoded by the exons ATGTTGATACATACAGCTTTGTATCCCAAGATTCACTGTACCCAGAAAGTGAAATCAGTGAATTCATCTGTTTCTGAAAGCACAATTTTAAAAGATGTCCCCTTTCATTCTCAAATGCAAAATGAGTTGAATCAATTGAAGAAAAGGGTTATAGACCCTTTGAGTAGTAGTAACAAATTTTGCTTTTGCTGCAGTAGAAGACACTTTATGGCAGCACTAGGAGCAGCTGCTCTATTGCCTATTCATCCTTCACATGCTTCTGATGTTTCATCTCCTGCTGACCCCATG GCAATGTTGAATAGGTTGCATCCTCCTAGGCCTGATTGGTACGAGGAGTTTTATGCAACAGCCATGAACACAAGTATGAAATCTTATGAAGCTGAG ATTGAAGGTTACAAGTCAGAGCTTTTTGCTAATCTGAGAGGTCAGGCCAAACAAATCCTCGAAATTGGCATTGGGACAGGTCCAAATTTGAAGTATTATGCCAGTGAGGAGGGCACTTCCGTTTATGGCGTTGATCCAAACAGGAAGATGGAGAAATATGCACAAGCAGCAGCAGAGACTGCAGGCCTTCCAGCTGCGAATTTCAAATTCCTGCATGCA GTTTCTGAGTCCTTGCCATTACATGATGCTTCAGTTGATGCTGTCATTGGCACTCTTGTATTATGTTCTGTCGCAGATGTTAATCTGACACTGCAGG AGGTCAGAAGGGTGCTCAAGCCTGGTGGCATTTACCTCTTTGTTGAACATGTGGCTGCAGCAG ATGGCACAGCTCTCAGATTTGTTCAGGGATTGCTTGATCCGTTGCAGCAGGCTGTCGCAGATGGTTGTCATTTTACCAGGAAAACAGGAAAGAACATATATGAAGCCGGTTTCTCAAATGTAGATAGTCGTCAAGTCGTGCTATCAACTGCCTCTCTGATAAATCCTCATATCATTGGCATAGCTCGCAACTAG
- the LOC125873037 gene encoding uncharacterized protein LOC125873037 isoform X2: protein MLIHTALYPKIHCTQKVKSVNSSVSESTILKDVPFHSQMQNELNQLKKRVIDPLSSSNKFCFCCSRRHFMAALGAAALLPIHPSHASDVSSPADPMAMLNRLHPPRPDWYEEFYATAMNTSMKSYEAEIEGYKSELFANLRGQAKQILEIGIGTGPNLKYYASEEGTSVYGVDPNRKMEKYAQAAAETAGLPAANFKFLHARSEGCSSLVAFTSLLNMWLQQMAQLSDLFRDCLIRCSRLSQMVVILPGKQERTYMKPVSQM from the exons ATGTTGATACATACAGCTTTGTATCCCAAGATTCACTGTACCCAGAAAGTGAAATCAGTGAATTCATCTGTTTCTGAAAGCACAATTTTAAAAGATGTCCCCTTTCATTCTCAAATGCAAAATGAGTTGAATCAATTGAAGAAAAGGGTTATAGACCCTTTGAGTAGTAGTAACAAATTTTGCTTTTGCTGCAGTAGAAGACACTTTATGGCAGCACTAGGAGCAGCTGCTCTATTGCCTATTCATCCTTCACATGCTTCTGATGTTTCATCTCCTGCTGACCCCATG GCAATGTTGAATAGGTTGCATCCTCCTAGGCCTGATTGGTACGAGGAGTTTTATGCAACAGCCATGAACACAAGTATGAAATCTTATGAAGCTGAG ATTGAAGGTTACAAGTCAGAGCTTTTTGCTAATCTGAGAGGTCAGGCCAAACAAATCCTCGAAATTGGCATTGGGACAGGTCCAAATTTGAAGTATTATGCCAGTGAGGAGGGCACTTCCGTTTATGGCGTTGATCCAAACAGGAAGATGGAGAAATATGCACAAGCAGCAGCAGAGACTGCAGGCCTTCCAGCTGCGAATTTCAAATTCCTGCATGCA AGGTCAGAAGGGTGCTCAAGCCTGGTGGCATTTACCTCTTTGTTGAACATGTGGCTGCAGCAG ATGGCACAGCTCTCAGATTTGTTCAGGGATTGCTTGATCCGTTGCAGCAGGCTGTCGCAGATGGTTGTCATTTTACCAGGAAAACAGGAAAGAACATATATGAAGCCGGTTTCTCAAATGTAG
- the LOC125872819 gene encoding histone H1-like, with amino-acid sequence MATEEPVVAIEPVNEQVAVAEPATEENPPAEIDEPKKEKEIKAKKSSAPRKRNPPTHPSYFEMIKEAIVTLKDKTGSSQYAITKFIEDKQKNLPSNFRKMLLVQLKKLVASGKLVKVKSSYKLPAPKAAATAPAKKKPVAKPKATQAKKATKAKPKPKPKVVAPKAKTATKSKAKPKPVVAAKAKPAAKPKAVVAKPKAAVKTKAPVKAKAAVKPKAANEKPAKVARTSTRSTPSRKAAPKPAAKKAPVKKTPVKSVKSKTVKSPAKKASARKAKK; translated from the exons ATGGCGACTGAAGAACCAGTTGTAGCAATTGAGCCTGTGAATGAACAGGTGGCGGTAGCTGAACCGGCGACGGAAGAAAATCCACCGGCGGAGATTGATGAACCAAAGAAAGAGAAGGAGATCAAGGCGAAAAAATCATCTGCTCCGAGGAAGAGAAATCCTCCGACTCATCCTTCCTACTTTGAG ATGATTAAAGAGGCGATTGTAACATTGAAGGATAAAACTGGATCGAGTCAGTATGCGATCACAAAGTTCATTGAAGATAAGCAGAAAAATCTTCCATCAAATTTCAGGAAAATGTTGCTTGTTCAATTGAAGAAGCTTGTGGCTTCTGGTAAACTTGTCAAGGTTAAGAGCTCCTACAAGCTTCCAGCTCCAAAGGCAGCTGCTACTGCGCCTGCTAAGAAGAAGCCAGTAGCTAAGCCAAAAGCAACACAGGCAAAGAAGGCAACCAAGGCAAAGCCGAAGCCAAAACCAAAGGTTGTTGCTCCAAAGGCTAAAACTGCTACCAAATCAAAAGCTAAGCCAAAGCCTGTTGTTGCTGCTAAAGCTAAACCAGCTGCAAAGCCTAAGGCAGTTGTAGCAAAGCCGAAAGCAGCTGTAAAGACTAAAGCCCCTGTGAAAGCTAAGGCTGCTGTAAAGCCAAAAGCGGCTAATGAGAAGCCAGCTAAGGTAGCAAGGACATCTACAAGGTCGACTCCGTCGAGGAAAGCTGCACCGAAGCCAGCTGCCAAAAAGGCGCCGGTGAAGAAAACTCCGGTGAAGAGTGTGAAATCTAAGACCGTGAAATCGCCGGCGAAGAAAGCATCTGCCAGAAAGGCGAAGAAGTGA